ATATCGGGTTTGCGGATATCATGGGAGTATCTGGCGATGAGCTCTTGACGCAACTGCTCCGGGGTCAGATTGGCGGCCTGGACCTCCCCCACAAGGGGCAGCGAGACCTTGCCGTCGGACTGGATACGCACCCCGATGTTCAGCTCCGGGTTATAGACGAACTTGAGATCAAAGTAGTCGTTGGGCCGCAACACCTTGCTGTAGCCGGTCCGATTGATGAATTCCCGGTAACGCTGCCCAATGGTCTGCTGCAATTCCGGGATGGTCATGCCGTAAGCATTGACTTCGCCCACCAGGTTTAAGAGGATTTTGCCGTCCGGACGAACCAACACCGGCTTAAGATCAAGCTCGGGATTAAGGGGGAAGCTGATAGTCAAGGTGTCGCCTTTGAGGACCCGGTAGGACTCCACCACCACCGGCCCCTTAGGCGGCGGTTTCATCTCCGGAAAGGCCACCTGCTTAACTCCGGTGCCTTTGCCGCCGGCGCACGCCATAACCAGAAGGAGTAGCCCGCTCACCCATATAGTACGCCATCTTTTCATAGTCAGCCTCTACTTCATTTCGAGACCAAAGGCCTCTCGGAATAGGCGTCTCATGGTCTTGACCATGATCTTTACATCAAGCCACAAAGAACAATGCTTAACGTATTCCAAGTCATTAATGATCCAGTCGTTAAAATAAACATTGGTATGGGCCTCAACCTGCCACAACCCGGTCATGCCGGGGCGCACCGACAGCCGCGCATCTCGCCATTTGGGGTTGTAGCGCATCTCATCTAAAGACAGAGGCCGGGGGCCCACCATGCTCATATCTCCTTTCAGGACGTTCCAGAGCTGCGGTAGCTCATCCAGGTTGGTGTCCCGGATAAACCTTCCCACCCGGGTGATCCGAGGATCTTGGACGATTTTGAACATCGGCCCGTCCACTTCATTCAAGTCCTGAAGTTCCCGCTTCAGATCTTCCGCGTTATTCAACATGGACCGAAATTTATACATGGTGAAATTGCGACCACCCTGGCCACATCTTTCCTGCCTGAAGATGACCTCCCCCGGGGAATCCAGCTTGATAAGCATGGCTACAACCAGCATAATGGGAGCAGTGATAATGAGCCCCAACAAGGACAAGAAAACGTCCATGCCGCGTTTGACGTTCTGATAGATCGTTCCCGCGTCCGTCTGCCATTCCAGCGGCCCTCCCATATACGCCGGATTGCGCCGGGCATGTTCCCGCAGGGAGACAGCGGTTTGCTCGGGCAGCGCAGCCTGGGTTCGCATCACCGCCATTTCGTGGAAACTCGTCAAATTGTCAATGATGGCCCCTGCGCAGATGACGCAACGGTGGAGGTAGGCCCCCTGACGAATCCGAGCGTTATCCAGAACCACGCACTCATTGATGACCGCCCCCCGCTCCACCTCGCAGTGGGAGCCGATGGCCGAAGGGCCGAGAATGATGGCCTCAGCGCCCACCTTCGAACCCGAACCTACCACTACCGGGGCAAATACCCGGGCCGAGGCGTTGATTTCGGCCTGAGCGGCATTATCCGGCGCTGTGTCCGGGTCTGGCAGCGGTACCCGACCATTCAACACTTCCAGATTGGCGCTGAAGAAATCGCCGACGCTGGTGATGGTGCGGCTATAGCCCGGAAGCTCCCAGACCGCAGTGCGGGCCCCCTGGTGGTAAAGAGGTGCGAAGAGCTGCTCTTTGAGATCGAAGTAACCGCTCTCGGGGATATAATCCAGAATCTCCGCTTGAAACAGGTAAAGGCCGGCGGGACGCAAGGTGCTCCGCCGTTCCTGGGCCGGGTGGATGCGGTGGATGCTCCTGACCTGTTGATCCGCATCAACTTCGACCCGCTCCATCTCCCAGGGGGCCTCCCGCACCTTGAGCCCCCCCACGGTGGCCAGGGCCCGGCATTCTTGGTGCCAGGCCAGCATCTCGGCGAGGCCCCCGCTCAACAACAAATCGCCGTTCATCACCCAGAAGGCGTTCCCGTGCAGGGCATCCGCCACTTCCTTCAGGGAGCCCCCGGTACCATAACTGGTTTCCCGGACCAGGTATTGCAGGGAGTCGGGCAGCGTCCTGAGGTGGGCAGCCACCACCTCCGCCATCCCCGGCTGAACGCAGAGGATCAGGCGGGTGACCCCGGCTGCGGCCAAAACT
This DNA window, taken from Desulfobaccales bacterium, encodes the following:
- a CDS encoding polysaccharide biosynthesis/export family protein, translated to MKRWRTIWVSGLLLLVMACAGGKGTGVKQVAFPEMKPPPKGPVVVESYRVLKGDTLTISFPLNPELDLKPVLVRPDGKILLNLVGEVNAYGMTIPELQQTIGQRYREFINRTGYSKVLRPNDYFDLKFVYNPELNIGVRIQSDGKVSLPLVGEVQAANLTPEQLRQELIARYSHDIRKPD
- a CDS encoding sugar transferase → MNPIPNTAVVLAGSLATFHGLALAAYPKILLPLANRPLVHYQAGVLAAAGVTRLILCVQPGMAEVVAAHLRTLPDSLQYLVRETSYGTGGSLKEVADALHGNAFWVMNGDLLLSGGLAEMLAWHQECRALATVGGLKVREAPWEMERVEVDADQQVRSIHRIHPAQERRSTLRPAGLYLFQAEILDYIPESGYFDLKEQLFAPLYHQGARTAVWELPGYSRTITSVGDFFSANLEVLNGRVPLPDPDTAPDNAAQAEINASARVFAPVVVGSGSKVGAEAIILGPSAIGSHCEVERGAVINECVVLDNARIRQGAYLHRCVICAGAIIDNLTSFHEMAVMRTQAALPEQTAVSLREHARRNPAYMGGPLEWQTDAGTIYQNVKRGMDVFLSLLGLIITAPIMLVVAMLIKLDSPGEVIFRQERCGQGGRNFTMYKFRSMLNNAEDLKRELQDLNEVDGPMFKIVQDPRITRVGRFIRDTNLDELPQLWNVLKGDMSMVGPRPLSLDEMRYNPKWRDARLSVRPGMTGLWQVEAHTNVYFNDWIINDLEYVKHCSLWLDVKIMVKTMRRLFREAFGLEMK